GCGCCGCTCCATTACATTACGCGGCGGTTTCTGATCAATTTCAAGAAAGCTGAGCTGTGGGAGGGGTTTCTAACCCCGATTCTTAGCGATGGAATCTCAGTAGAGAAATATAGTGGATTGAGAATTGTCCGCTATTGGTTGCGGAGTTCTTCGAAATACGCTTCTGCCGTTTGTGTTTCCGCAGCGTGCGACATGTTGTAGCGTTCGCACAACGTGATATATTCCGCAATCAGCGTTTGCCGTTTCTGAGCGGGCATCTCGCCCCCAGCAACGAGCATCGCTTTGTAGGCAGGGATAGAGGCTTTTTCCACACGCGCTCGGATCTCCATCTTCTCAGCGCGTGCTAATGCTTGCTGAAAATAGTCAAAAATAGTCTGTGTGCTCTCTGGATCTAAGCCAACGTCTTCTGGCGTTGGGAAACACCGTGGATGAAGACCTTTCGCCTCAACGTTGTCGTGGAGGAAGGTGATATACTCGAAGATCGGAGGTGCAGCGGCTTCGTAATGGAGATTCACAAATTCGGTTAAAAGTGCGTCGGCGTCGAGATGTGGGTTCCAGATGAGGTGTGAGATTAAGTAATTCCGTAGATCGGAAAATTCGCCTGTTAACCCGTTGCCGTTTGCCTGCATGAAGACACCTTTGGCGTTGTTACGTAAGAAATAACGAACATTCGGAGCAATACTCCGCAGATTCGGGAACGGCAAATCGTAGGCTCGGAAATTGGTGTTATAATTCCATATCCAGATGTCTTCACAGATTTTCCCCCACGCAATGGTATCTTGACAGAAGGCTTGGTTTTGCTCGCAATCAGGATTGTCAATGGCGTGAAGGGTACAACATTCAATGCTACAGAGTTGAATTTGCACGTTGTGTCGCGGTGTCACCGTCTTCGGTGGTTTGCGGGTGTACCAATACGCCAACGTACCCACCTTGACATGCGGATGCGCTTTCTCAATTCGTTCTGCAACGGCATTGACGAAGGTCAATTGCGATCCCATCGGCGAGCCTTCTGCTACATTGAGTGCCTCACACGGTTCACATCGGCAGTATGCCGCCGTATCGGCTTGACTCACACTGATGTTGGTGGCTTCTGGCCGCTCCGTGAGCTGCTGGATTGCGGATTCCGCAGCAATTTCGATAACTTCCGGGTTCGTTACACACAGCTGCGGGCCCCCACCGTGTGTATCTGTATCCCGATTTCCGTCTATGAGGGCATAATACTCAGGATGGCTTTCGCCATACGTGCCGTAAGGGACTAATGCGTGAAATGAGTGGTTGATCAGCTGCTGTTGGGTTTTTCCACCGAGGTTTTCTGCATCCGTGACGGTGTTAACTTTCCGTTTCGCCGCGAATCCTGGGACTTCCGAGTTCTCTCGGTAGTAACTCCATCGGAACGAAAAAGGTGGGGAGTAGGTGTAACTGCCACACAAGATTTTCAGCGTCGATGCATCGGGGACGTAGGTATGCTCAGCGGTCAAAAATCGGATACCGACGAGTTCCTCAAGGAATTGATACACGGCGTAGAGGGTTCCACGCGGTTTGCCCCCGTTAATTTGAATCCCCCCACTTTCAACGGCGATTTCGATATCCTCATCACCCAAGGCAGCTGATCCGTTGATGGTGATTTGTCCACGATTCGGAGCGTCTCGCTGTGTATTCAGTAGCAACGTCAGTCCGGTTGCTTGGCTGAACCATTTTTGGAACTCTTCGGCAGCATATCGCTCAGAAGCGGTAGCGTCATCGGAGATAACGATGTGCCAATCCTGCACTGTTGAAATTGATAAAACCTCACCAGAGGAGCGAAACACGAGAGTTTCATGCGTTGACATAACGTTAACCTCAATTACGTGCTTGCGGTGTCTTGTTCGATTGCATCTGCATCCGCCTGATACTTCTTTTCGTTGAATAGGAAAATAAAGACGATTGCGGCAAGGACTGTTACAACAATCGGCACTATAAAGATTTTCGCCCACGCGTGTCCACCTTCTGCATAAGCGAAGTAGTCATGAACACGTCCACTGACAATGTGTCCTACCAACATCCCGAACCCGTTGGTAACAAAGAGGAGGAGTGATTGAGAACTCGCACGAATATCTTGCGGACTCAACCGTTCCACGGCGATCATTCCACCGACAAAGAAGAATGAGTAACAGATACCGTGCAATGTTTGCGCACCGATTACCAGCCATACCGGTTGCCCAATGGCAAAGATGGCGTAACGAACGGGCCATGCAAGGATACCCAAAAAGATAGTAAACCGCATGCCAAAACGCCGCAGACACGGAAATAGAAGGATCATCAGTAGCACTTCGGCAACTTGACCGAGACTCATCGCTAAATTGGCAGTACTATTCGCTAATCCAACACCGTGTTCTACCTCGGTTAGAAACAGATAGGTCAAGTTGTAATAGAATGGGAGTTCAATAGCAACGACGAAGGAGATAATCAGTAGCACAGCGAAGTTTCGATTTGAAACAAGGGAGAAGGCTTCAAGAAAAGCGTAAGGATTTTTCGCCTCTTTGCTCGGTGGTGTATTTGGCAACGTCAGGCAGTAGGCACCCATAATGAATGAAAGGACGGCGCCGAAGAGGAGGCAATCGCCGACGTGTGGTAAGGTTGGCTCTTGTCCTTCCCAGAATCGGAGATACCAGCTCAGTATCCAGTTAATCGCGATCCAGCCGAGTGTGCCGAAGACCCGTATATTTCCGAATTTGTCTGACTGCCCCATGTGATGGAAAGCGATGGCGTTCGTCAACGCGATCGTCGGCATATAGAGAATGGCATGCAGGAAAATTGCGCCCCACATCATCGGGAAACTTGTCTGCTTCCATGCGAAAAGCAGGCAGACGCCCCCAAGCAGGTGAGAGATGGCGGCAAATACTTGCGCTGGCATTAAGCGATCGGCGACCCATCCTGCGATGATCGGAGAAATTATCGAACCGATAGCAGTTGTACCAAAGACGTAACTAATCTGTTTACCGGTAAACCCAAGATTTTGCATGTGCCCCGCAATGAGCACCGCCCACGCGCCCCATATCGCGAACTGTAGAAACATCATTCCCGACAATCGCGCGAAGGTTCCCAATTCTGTTTGTCTATTCATTTTTTACTTATTCCTCAAAAAATCGGCTCTGTTGACTGTACCACGTGCATTCCGGCATCCGAAACCTTAGCGAACACTTCGTCTGCGGGTTCCGTGTAATCCACCACGCCAGGTACAACAACGGGTGAAGTCAGGTCATCCACCAGGTAGATTTTCTTGGCTAATTCAGTATCCGTTTGCTGAATTTCTGTGAGTAGATCGCTAACTGTCCAAGCAACACAGTGGCTTTTCGCCTGTCCAGCGATAACGACTCGGTCGTATCCGAGAAGCATTTCAAGGAAAGCACTGTTTTTTTCGTCAATTGGCTTCCCATCTGGATCGTCGAGGACTTCCGGACGCAAGACTGAATAGTTCTCAGTCAATGGATTCCGCCCTTTGATTTCATAATGTATCTGGGTCCTGCGAGCAATGGCGTGGAAAAAGCAGGCTTCGTCAACTGCGGAGACAACGGCATGCCCAATCCCACCGAGCATTGCATGGTAGGGCCATATCGCGAGTGGATACTTTCCATCGGCAGTGAGGGTTTTAACGTAGTGTTCGCCGTACGCTTTGAGCCATGCGTATTGATTGGATTCTGGGACTTGGGGCGGAAAATTTATACTACCGACAACAGCGGGATTGACGCGCCAGTTGCCTGTCTCAATATCAGCCTGTGTAATTAGGGTCTGTAAGGGTGCGGGATGTTCGCCTGTGTCGTTAATCCAGAAAACCTCGTGGAATATCTGCATCGCCGTATGTGTGTCGAGTGTGCAAGCGATTTTGGTAATATGGGGTAGGTTGCGATAGATAAATTGACACAAACGGATGTTGTCCTCTACCGCGCCATTGCCGGATCTGCCGCCGACAAAAAGCTCAAAACCGGGAATACAGAACGTATTTTGGACATCAACGAGCAATAAGCAGGTCCGAAAACCATCCTCGAATGCAGGAGGGATTGCATGTTCCTGCGCCCATGCCTGTGCCTCGCCTTGGCGTTCTTGATAAGGAATCCGCCAGACGTGGTTTACCTGACCGGCATCAAAATGTGAAGGGACGGGCAGTTGAGGTATCAGCATCTCTTTTGTCCTTTGCCTTTTAATTTTCCTTGCGGTTCGATGAGGTGGGTTTGCGCATTGACAACTGTTATTGAGATTTTAGAGGATTCCGCAGTTTTTATCAATAAAAATCTCTTGATATATGCTACAAGATGCGTTAAAATTAAAAAGAAATTCCTCAGTTAGTCTCTTTTGTGAATAAACATATAAAACGAAATGAGAAAATTTTTTAATCCACTCCCAGACTTAGACGACAGACTTGATCGCGTAGAGGATCGGATGCGGCAAGTGCGCAGGAGCCTTGACCGACAAGTAGACGAGGCACTCATTCCGCTTGATATTCAAGAGGACTTTAGCATCTCTGAATTGGAAGGCGATGTGATGCTCGTTTCACGCAACGACGATTTACACGACAAGGTGAGAAATCTCCTTCGCTCCGAAGGCTACGGGTGCGATATTCCTGAACGGACCTCGGAAGCCATCGGTCTGCTGAAATTATACAAATATCGGATGATAATTGCCGATTGTGTCCACCGGTCGCGGTGGCGACTCTTTGAATATGTCAAGCGGTATCAACCTTATGTGAAGATTATCACAATTGTTCCCAACGACGGGAGAGCGCGTGAAGCGATGACCTGGGGGAGTTACAGTTTCCTAATGGGACGAGATTTTGATCCAGAGCAGTTGCGCACGTGTCTCACAAGTTCGCTTAAATTGAAGCATCGCGTCTGCTGGTTATTAGCGCACGGCGAGCGTTGCAACCGCTCGTGTGTCGATAGTTTCCAATCTGATGAAGATTTCGGAGAAATTGAATGAAGCCCCGCACTGATGCTCACTCCCTCCTACAACAACGACTGAAACAGGCGGAACGTCAGACGCACGTTGCTCGCTACCAACTTCAACGTAAGGTCAAGACGGCACTCGGACCGCTTGATATTCAGGAAGCGCAAGGGGTCTCACAAGTCCAAGGCGATGTGTTGTTTGTGGGTTATCATGCGAATGTCCGACGGAGGGTGGAAGATGTGCTCCGTTCTGAGGGATACCGATACGATGCTGTTGAGGCTGAAGATGCCCCGAGTTTTTTGCGACTTGCACGCTATCGCCTCGTTATTTTTGATTGGACCTCGCGCGGATATTGGCGAATTTTTAACGACGTTCGCAGAAATAAAAAGCACATCAAAATCGTTGTCCTCGTCACGAGCGAAGCGCGTGCAAAGGCAACGATGGACGGCGGCGGTTATAGCTACATCTGGGGCGCGGAGTTCGATCCTGAGCAACTGCGGACGTGCTTGCGGAGTGCATTGCAACTACGGCATCCCGTCTGTGCGTTGCTTAAAAACAGCGAACCTTGCAACCGATCATGTGTCTATAATTATGAACCGGATTTAGCCTGAGAATAGAATAAATCCATTCCTTGGATTACATTAACCCAAGTTGCCACCGTTTATAGACATAGCACTCCGCTGGAGTGCGGGGTTTTCCTTGAAACAACGGTTTTCTACTCTCACTGCGAGGCAATATCACCCCTACGGGGTGGGGAAAAGACCGAAGAGACCTTTCTGGAATGTGTAAAATCTGTTGGTAGCAAGTTGGATTACATTACGGCTAAGTTCACATTTTGACTACACGAAAAATGGCAAAAAATTTAGAATTCAAGGGACAGTTTCAATCGCTTGATGGACTCTATCCGAAACTCGCTGATTTAAATGCGGTGCGTCATGAAACCGTACACCAAATTGATACGTATTTTCATGTAACGCACATAAAAGACTCTTTGAGATCGGACGTGTGTGAGCCGCGGCTCAAATTGCGTGAAGCGAATGGTTGGTCTGAGGGGTGGCTCATCTATTATGAGCGTCCGAACCACGATGGGTCTCGCTATAGTGACTATCAACTCTGCGAAATCGCCGATCCGGGGTCCCTCAAAAACTTGCTAACCGTTGCGCTTGGGGTCAAAACAATTGTAAAGAAACAACGAGAAGTTTGGATGTTCAATCACACCCGTATTCACCTCGATACGGTTGCCGATTTAGGACACTTTGTCGAATTGGAGACAGTGTTTCAGGAACAGACCGAAGCCGAGGCGATACATGAACATCAACACGTCAAAGCGGTCCTTCATTTAGATGCTGTGGATCCGATTGCGGTTTCTTACAGCGATCTCGTTATGAAAAAATAAAGATTAGGGGAATTGAAGATGCATCATTCGATATATCAGGAGATATTGGAAGAGTGTGAGAACATGGATAGTGTCAAACGGAGTAAACTCCTACGGATCTATTTGCACATTCCCTCCTTGCCGAGATTACGGGCTATACAGGCATCGTTGATGGAACTCAAAAGGACATTGCGGCGTAGAAATGGTTCACTGGTACGTTTTTCAAATGGGGAATAGTCCATCGTATTTTCCGTAGCATAACACCACTTTTATAATGAACCGATTGTGTATTCTGAGGAGCGTGCTTTGATAGCGCGCTTTTTCTTTTCGGAAGAACTCTAAAATACTACAAGCGAGACAAAACCGCTTGCGTCAAAAGTGGAATCATCAGCTCATGATGCCCTGTGAATGTATACCCTTTACCCCCCATCTCCGTCGGACGTTTGACGACATTCTCTACAGGGCGGTATTGTTGATTCATGTCGAAATTGGCAGCAGTAAACTGAGAGACGGTATGCCCTAAGTTCCGGGCGATGGTCAACGCCTTCAGAAACACTTCAGGCAATAAGACTGCCGAACCCAAATTCAGCACAACGCCCCCGCCTTCCAGATCCTTTACTAACGCCGTTAGGATCCGGAAATCGGTGAAACTCGCGGCACCGATAGTGGCACCGTTCGCCGACGGATGCTGATGGATAATATCCGTGCCGATAGCGACGTGTACTGTGATTGGCACATCGTATTGGATACCAGCGGAAGCCAGAAGGCTATACGCGTTATAGGGTGCGTCCATTTCAATGAGGCGTCTGCCGAGTGCTTCGCCCATCCCGATACCTGTATCTGCGGCGTGCTGCGTCGCTTCGTTCATCAAGCGTCCTGTTTCCTCCCACATCCCGAATCGCCCATCCTGGAGATAGGCGGCGACATCCTCTGAGGTCTCTCCAATAAGCGCGATCTCGAAATCGTGGATGCTACTTGCGCCGTTAAAGGCGAATCCAGTAACCACACCACGTTTCGCCAAGTCAATTAAGAATGGGCTCAACCCGCATTTAATGACATGTCCGCCCATCATCACGATAACAGGTCTCTTGTTCTGATAGGCAGCAACAATATCGTTGACGAGTGCCAAGAAGTCCTGTCCTTTGAGGATGTTCGGCAGACTTGCTAAAAATGGGGACAGGTCCATCTCTAATTCTGGTAGTCTTGCGAAATCTTGGACAGAGACCTTGTTGATACGGTTTTGCAATGGATAGGTTGTCACAGATGATATGTCAATCGGATTCCGGCGTTTCATGTTTTTT
This genomic window from Candidatus Poribacteria bacterium contains:
- a CDS encoding class IV adenylate cyclase — translated: MAKNLEFKGQFQSLDGLYPKLADLNAVRHETVHQIDTYFHVTHIKDSLRSDVCEPRLKLREANGWSEGWLIYYERPNHDGSRYSDYQLCEIADPGSLKNLLTVALGVKTIVKKQREVWMFNHTRIHLDTVADLGHFVELETVFQEQTEAEAIHEHQHVKAVLHLDAVDPIAVSYSDLVMKK
- a CDS encoding response regulator; amino-acid sequence: MKPRTDAHSLLQQRLKQAERQTHVARYQLQRKVKTALGPLDIQEAQGVSQVQGDVLFVGYHANVRRRVEDVLRSEGYRYDAVEAEDAPSFLRLARYRLVIFDWTSRGYWRIFNDVRRNKKHIKIVVLVTSEARAKATMDGGGYSYIWGAEFDPEQLRTCLRSALQLRHPVCALLKNSEPCNRSCVYNYEPDLA
- a CDS encoding nucleoside permease, producing the protein MNRQTELGTFARLSGMMFLQFAIWGAWAVLIAGHMQNLGFTGKQISYVFGTTAIGSIISPIIAGWVADRLMPAQVFAAISHLLGGVCLLFAWKQTSFPMMWGAIFLHAILYMPTIALTNAIAFHHMGQSDKFGNIRVFGTLGWIAINWILSWYLRFWEGQEPTLPHVGDCLLFGAVLSFIMGAYCLTLPNTPPSKEAKNPYAFLEAFSLVSNRNFAVLLIISFVVAIELPFYYNLTYLFLTEVEHGVGLANSTANLAMSLGQVAEVLLMILLFPCLRRFGMRFTIFLGILAWPVRYAIFAIGQPVWLVIGAQTLHGICYSFFFVGGMIAVERLSPQDIRASSQSLLLFVTNGFGMLVGHIVSGRVHDYFAYAEGGHAWAKIFIVPIVVTVLAAIVFIFLFNEKKYQADADAIEQDTAST
- a CDS encoding isochorismatase, coding for MLIPQLPVPSHFDAGQVNHVWRIPYQERQGEAQAWAQEHAIPPAFEDGFRTCLLLVDVQNTFCIPGFELFVGGRSGNGAVEDNIRLCQFIYRNLPHITKIACTLDTHTAMQIFHEVFWINDTGEHPAPLQTLITQADIETGNWRVNPAVVGSINFPPQVPESNQYAWLKAYGEHYVKTLTADGKYPLAIWPYHAMLGGIGHAVVSAVDEACFFHAIARRTQIHYEIKGRNPLTENYSVLRPEVLDDPDGKPIDEKNSAFLEMLLGYDRVVIAGQAKSHCVAWTVSDLLTEIQQTDTELAKKIYLVDDLTSPVVVPGVVDYTEPADEVFAKVSDAGMHVVQSTEPIF
- a CDS encoding DUF4838 domain-containing protein — encoded protein: MSTHETLVFRSSGEVLSISTVQDWHIVISDDATASERYAAEEFQKWFSQATGLTLLLNTQRDAPNRGQITINGSAALGDEDIEIAVESGGIQINGGKPRGTLYAVYQFLEELVGIRFLTAEHTYVPDASTLKILCGSYTYSPPFSFRWSYYRENSEVPGFAAKRKVNTVTDAENLGGKTQQQLINHSFHALVPYGTYGESHPEYYALIDGNRDTDTHGGGPQLCVTNPEVIEIAAESAIQQLTERPEATNISVSQADTAAYCRCEPCEALNVAEGSPMGSQLTFVNAVAERIEKAHPHVKVGTLAYWYTRKPPKTVTPRHNVQIQLCSIECCTLHAIDNPDCEQNQAFCQDTIAWGKICEDIWIWNYNTNFRAYDLPFPNLRSIAPNVRYFLRNNAKGVFMQANGNGLTGEFSDLRNYLISHLIWNPHLDADALLTEFVNLHYEAAAPPIFEYITFLHDNVEAKGLHPRCFPTPEDVGLDPESTQTIFDYFQQALARAEKMEIRARVEKASIPAYKAMLVAGGEMPAQKRQTLIAEYITLCERYNMSHAAETQTAEAYFEELRNQ